From Flavobacterium arcticum, the proteins below share one genomic window:
- a CDS encoding NACHT domain-containing protein, which translates to MNWSNIRPLQGSQQEGFEELVCQLARKEKIENQKTFIRKGKPDAGVECYWVLEDSTEIAWQAKYFLTSPNPNQWWQIDKSVKTVLDKHPNLKKYYIAIPNDPADARLENKESMLDKWNERIEKWKGWAQEREMEVEFLPWWSSDMIEKLQHQENAGLTYYWFNREEFTDEWLKTNNELAIKALGKRYTPEIHVELEISKIFDGISRDEHFEKQITNLLDTLLIRYGKIYNKNEGEEKLLRVLEENIIEFRKLFDSNSFQGISTIDYSIFLESIKNISEASDKLYEFYTTIQNNNEGEKHSNKFGNEINRLNEFDSSLNALKSFFLSKTAKLSNLPILLIEGEAGIGKSHLLADKVVKRTQGGKGSLLLLGQHFVTEGDPWVQLSNKLQLKCNKQEFLGALNAKAQVSGNRFIIFIDAINEGKGRYFWGDNLAPFIHLISQYEWLGLVLSIRSSYVDLIAPREQGLDENLVRYIHRGFLDIEYEASKLFFDNFGIELPSVPLLHPEFQNPLFLKLFCEGLHKAGYTRVPGGFQGISAIIDFFINSSNDKLQKPSELDYPKNINIVKRAIEALMKEKLENNRQYIEYEKAYGICEIILKDFSSKRNLVDALISEGVLSKNIFYVQQGKHEEGVYLAYERFEDHASVSYLLNRDIDLETEFSKEGSLFQFIKDDSSCYTNRGIIDALSIQLPEKYSRELYEFTNHLGNGGKYVIAESFVESLLWRKIETMHDGLHDYINEVVLSFQGTGDQFWDTMVAVSAIPNHQFNALSLHKNLFNRSMADRDSWWSSSYLSRQMEWSGSVKRLVEWSWSIEDRKYISDDSILLASIALTWFLCSPDRVLRDSSTKALVCLLKNRLYLVVELLKKFEGINDPYIYDRLFAASYGASLRTDDTKALPELCNYIFETIFNKKEVYPHILLRDYARSIIEYANHIGIKLDFDIVKARPPYQSVFPEEALTNEELDTRYKLDYDSKEYKDYHRSQNVILHSMTTEYGRGTGGYGDFGRYTFQSALRAWNINPNVLSNKAVEWVFEKYGYDVEKHGRFDNNIPWTGRRANGLERIGKKYQWLALYEILARVADNIPDFSDRGRYWDDEEESDRKYDGPWEPYIRDIDPTLLIKDTGSVNEDIPTDFWWINTAPIETELSDDQWISNEGDIPDAGEIISVKDNDGNEWLILEGYPEWAEKRQLGEEKYDVPHKRMWWQIRSYLVKEEDYKEFIEWTDQQNFWGRWMPESRDRYELFYRESYWSPGYKFFQQDYYDGIPWKKIRNQNYQEEEFEVMVTTDSYMWEKEFDFSKEQTIRIFKPTQHIYEKMNLFHSEKDGEFIDENGHLVCFDSSVYNNSKQFLLIKKEAFLKYLEQEKLRTVWTMIGEKQIIGGSLGRSHGRKFNLMELSGSFRLEAKAITGNVQTKLE; encoded by the coding sequence ATGAATTGGAGTAATATACGACCCCTACAAGGCTCTCAGCAAGAAGGGTTTGAAGAACTTGTTTGTCAGTTAGCCCGAAAAGAAAAAATTGAAAATCAAAAAACATTTATTAGAAAAGGAAAGCCGGATGCTGGAGTAGAATGTTATTGGGTTCTTGAAGATAGTACTGAAATTGCGTGGCAAGCAAAATATTTTTTAACAAGTCCTAATCCTAATCAATGGTGGCAAATAGATAAATCTGTAAAAACAGTATTGGACAAACATCCTAATTTAAAAAAATACTACATCGCTATTCCTAACGATCCAGCCGATGCAAGATTAGAAAATAAGGAATCTATGCTCGATAAGTGGAACGAAAGAATTGAAAAATGGAAAGGCTGGGCTCAAGAAAGAGAAATGGAGGTTGAATTTTTGCCATGGTGGTCTTCTGACATGATTGAAAAATTGCAGCATCAGGAGAATGCGGGACTTACGTATTATTGGTTTAATAGAGAAGAATTTACTGATGAATGGTTAAAAACCAACAATGAATTAGCTATTAAAGCGCTTGGAAAGCGATATACACCTGAAATCCATGTTGAATTAGAAATTTCAAAGATATTTGATGGAATTTCTCGTGATGAACATTTCGAAAAACAAATAACAAATCTTTTAGACACGCTTCTTATTCGATATGGTAAAATATACAATAAAAATGAAGGTGAAGAAAAGCTTTTAAGAGTCCTGGAGGAAAATATTATAGAGTTCCGAAAGCTTTTCGATAGCAATAGTTTTCAGGGCATATCTACAATTGATTACTCAATATTTTTGGAAAGTATTAAAAATATTTCTGAGGCTTCAGATAAACTTTATGAATTTTATACTACGATACAGAACAATAATGAAGGAGAAAAACACTCAAATAAGTTTGGTAATGAGATTAATAGGCTTAATGAGTTTGATTCTTCTTTAAATGCTTTAAAAAGCTTTTTTTTAAGTAAGACAGCAAAATTATCTAACTTACCTATATTGCTTATTGAAGGTGAAGCTGGAATCGGAAAGTCACATTTATTGGCTGATAAGGTTGTAAAAAGAACACAAGGAGGAAAAGGAAGTCTTTTGTTATTAGGACAACATTTTGTGACAGAGGGAGACCCTTGGGTACAATTATCAAATAAACTTCAGCTTAAATGTAACAAACAAGAGTTTCTGGGGGCGCTTAATGCAAAAGCACAGGTTTCAGGAAATCGTTTTATTATTTTTATTGATGCTATTAACGAAGGAAAAGGGAGATATTTTTGGGGTGATAATTTAGCACCATTCATACATCTAATATCCCAATATGAATGGTTGGGATTGGTACTTTCAATACGCTCCTCTTATGTCGACCTAATAGCACCAAGGGAACAAGGCTTAGATGAAAACTTAGTACGTTATATACATAGGGGCTTTTTGGATATTGAATATGAGGCTTCAAAACTATTCTTTGACAATTTTGGAATCGAATTACCTAGCGTGCCTCTTTTGCATCCTGAATTTCAAAACCCTTTGTTTTTGAAACTTTTTTGTGAAGGCTTGCATAAAGCAGGATATACCAGAGTACCCGGTGGTTTTCAAGGTATTAGTGCCATTATTGACTTCTTTATAAATAGTAGTAATGATAAATTACAAAAACCTTCAGAATTAGATTACCCTAAGAATATTAATATTGTAAAAAGAGCTATTGAAGCTCTGATGAAAGAAAAACTTGAGAATAACCGACAATATATCGAATATGAGAAAGCTTATGGTATTTGTGAAATAATACTCAAGGATTTTTCTTCAAAGAGGAATTTAGTTGATGCCCTTATATCGGAGGGTGTGCTCTCTAAAAATATCTTTTATGTTCAACAAGGTAAGCATGAAGAAGGAGTGTATCTTGCCTATGAACGCTTTGAAGATCATGCTTCAGTGTCTTATCTGTTGAATCGAGATATTGACTTGGAAACAGAGTTTTCCAAAGAAGGTAGCTTATTCCAGTTTATCAAGGACGATAGTTCCTGCTATACAAATAGAGGAATAATTGATGCTCTTTCTATTCAACTACCTGAAAAATATTCTAGAGAGCTATACGAGTTCACTAATCATTTAGGCAACGGTGGAAAATATGTTATTGCAGAATCTTTTGTAGAAAGTTTGCTGTGGCGTAAAATTGAAACGATGCACGATGGATTGCATGATTATATAAATGAAGTTGTGCTCTCTTTTCAAGGTACAGGCGATCAATTCTGGGATACTATGGTTGCAGTTTCAGCAATACCAAACCATCAATTTAATGCGTTAAGCTTACATAAGAACCTTTTTAATCGATCCATGGCAGATAGAGACAGCTGGTGGTCTTCTTCTTATTTGAGTCGACAAATGGAGTGGTCGGGTTCAGTCAAACGTTTGGTTGAATGGAGTTGGAGTATTGAAGACAGAAAATATATCTCCGATGATTCGATTCTTTTGGCTTCAATTGCTCTCACTTGGTTTTTGTGTTCCCCTGACCGGGTACTCCGGGATTCTTCAACCAAAGCACTGGTATGCTTACTGAAAAACAGGCTGTATTTAGTTGTAGAGCTGCTGAAAAAATTTGAAGGGATAAATGACCCCTATATCTATGACAGACTTTTTGCCGCTTCCTATGGAGCTAGTTTAAGAACTGATGATACTAAAGCCTTGCCAGAGTTATGTAATTATATATTTGAAACAATATTCAATAAAAAAGAGGTGTATCCGCATATCTTATTACGGGACTATGCTAGGAGTATAATTGAATATGCCAACCATATTGGAATTAAATTGGATTTTGATATTGTAAAAGCACGTCCCCCTTATCAAAGTGTTTTTCCTGAAGAAGCGCTTACTAATGAAGAACTGGATACTCGTTACAAATTAGATTATGATAGTAAAGAATATAAAGACTATCATAGAAGTCAAAATGTTATATTACATTCGATGACAACTGAATATGGACGAGGCACCGGAGGATATGGCGACTTCGGGAGATATACTTTTCAAAGCGCCCTTAGAGCGTGGAATATTAATCCAAACGTACTGAGTAATAAAGCCGTAGAATGGGTGTTTGAAAAATATGGTTATGACGTTGAAAAACATGGCAGATTTGATAATAATATTCCTTGGACAGGAAGGAGAGCAAACGGACTTGAACGAATTGGAAAAAAGTACCAATGGCTCGCCCTCTATGAAATTTTAGCAAGAGTCGCTGATAATATACCAGATTTTAGTGATAGAGGAAGATATTGGGATGATGAGGAAGAAAGTGATAGAAAGTATGATGGACCTTGGGAGCCCTATATCAGGGATATTGACCCTACTCTATTAATCAAAGACACGGGGTCTGTAAATGAGGACATACCAACTGATTTTTGGTGGATAAATACAGCTCCGATAGAAACAGAACTTTCCGATGACCAATGGATTTCTAATGAAGGGGATATTCCTGACGCAGGAGAAATTATTTCTGTAAAAGATAATGATGGTAATGAATGGTTAATACTTGAAGGATATCCCGAATGGGCAGAAAAGAGACAGCTTGGTGAAGAAAAATATGATGTCCCCCATAAGCGTATGTGGTGGCAAATTAGAAGTTATCTGGTGAAGGAAGAAGATTATAAAGAATTTATTGAATGGACAGATCAACAAAATTTTTGGGGTAGATGGATGCCCGAGAGCAGAGATCGTTATGAACTCTTTTATAGAGAATCATATTGGTCTCCGGGTTATAAATTTTTCCAACAAGATTATTATGACGGGATCCCTTGGAAGAAAATCCGTAATCAAAATTATCAGGAAGAAGAATTTGAAGTAATGGTAACAACGGATAGCTATATGTGGGAGAAAGAATTCGATTTCTCAAAAGAGCAAACTATACGAATATTTAAACCGACACAACATATCTATGAAAAAATGAATTTGTTCCATTCTGAAAAAGATGGAGAGTTTATTGATGAGAATGGTCATTTAGTATGCTTTGACTCTTCTGTATATAACAATAGTAAGCAATTTCTTTTAATAAAAAAAGAAGCATTTTTAAAATACCTTGAACAAGAAAAGTTGAGAACTGTATGGACAATGATTGGGGAAAAACAAATAATTGGCGGTTCACTTGGAAGGTCTCATGGTCGAAAATTCAATCTTATGGAATTAAGCGGAAGTTTTAGATTAGAAGCAAAAGCAATTACTGGGAATGTTCAGACTAAACTAGAATAG